One genomic region from Athalia rosae chromosome 3, iyAthRosa1.1, whole genome shotgun sequence encodes:
- the LOC125500201 gene encoding uncharacterized protein F54H12.2-like, whose amino-acid sequence MNGFIKRNEIMRNGRVIDSIGHLHCDVFDQEKFLLNGVELQVRLVRSRESFCPMETEALHTLHDLEASLLVRQVKISPGILLAHAKTLAKGTAKYPVTRVEVKAFTIHAGVQAETLDNVILGQLPKRVILGLVSNKAFNGDRQRNPFNFQHFMLNYLSLYVDGIQIPLKALQPSFGKNGVYVDTYHTSFSGTGVRFLNEGCGIGRLHYEMGNRLTAFDLTPDLAANCSSHWSLIKHGTLRIELRFDDALKKTINCIVYAEFDNIIEVDASRQVVTDFGG is encoded by the coding sequence ATGAACGGTTTCATCAAACGCAACGAAATCATGCGAAACGGACGCGTCATAGATTCGATCGGACATCTCCACTGCGACGTCTTCGATCAGGAAAAGTTTTTACTGAACGGTGTAGAACTACAAGTACGCCTCGTACGCTCGAGAGAGAGCTTCTGCCCTATGGAAACTGAAGCGCTGCATACTCTACATGATCTAGAAGCATCTTTACTCGTGCGCCAGGTGAAAATCAGCCCAGGTATATTGCTGGCTCATGCAAAAACTCTAGCCAAGGGTACGGCAAAATATCCGGTTACCCGAGTTGAAGTCAAAGCCTTCACCATCCATGCCGGCGTGCAGGCTGAGACGCTGGACAACGTCATACTCGGACAACTACCGAAACGCGTCATTTTGGGGCTAGTCAGCAACAAGGCTTTCAACGGTGACAGACAACGGAATCCCTTCAACTTTCAACATTTCATGCTGAATTATCTATCGTTGTACGTCGACGGCATTCAAATACCCTTGAAAGCTTTGCAACCGAGCTTTGGAAAGAACGGCGTATACGTCGACACGTATCACACTTCATTCTCTGGGACCGGAGTACGTTTTCTCAACGAGGGCTGCGGTATCGGACGACTACACTACGAAATGGGAAATCGTCTCACAGCATTTGACCTAACGCCTGATCTTGCGGCCAACTGTTCGTCTCACTGGTCACTCATCAAACACGGAACACTCAGGATTGAATTACGCTTCGACGATGCACTCAAAAAAACTATTAACTGTATCGTGTACGCGGAATTCGACAATATTATTGAAGTCGATGCATCGCGTCAGGTTGTCACAGATTTCGGCGGTTAG